In a genomic window of Bacteroidales bacterium:
- a CDS encoding MBOAT family protein — MRWSNVIHDLFSYDSASPMLFNSGQFLFFFTLFLIGYAFLYNNKLSRTLYVLGFSFFFYYKSSGWYLFILLFTLAADYGLAWAIFKAKKQKFRTFWLVISLCTSLGLLAYFKYTNFLLENIAFLRGEPFEPLDIFLPIGISFYTFQTLSYIIDIYRRELEPTNNFLDYAFYMSFFPHLVAGPIVRAKFFLPQLKNNIILKPEEIHRGFFLIMQGLFKKAVLADFISQYNDLVFAAPSTYSGFENLMAAYGYTLQIYCDFSGYSDMAIGIGLLLGFNLGINFNKPYQSLSVTEFWRRWHISLSSWLRDYLYISLGGNRKGKLRQYINLFITMLLGGLWHGASWKFVFWGGMHGVGLVIHKAWKKYVVKEDFKSRTGNAVYNFFSWFITFHFVAVLWIFFRANDFSTATTMISQIFADFDWAYLQPFWNIRYLFVILLLVGFAIHAIPDYIYPKMEQFYIKKVPFLVKAIAFVLLIQLCLQLKSESVQPFIYFQF, encoded by the coding sequence ATGAGATGGAGTAATGTAATACATGATTTGTTTTCCTACGATTCAGCAAGTCCAATGCTGTTTAATAGTGGGCAATTTTTATTTTTCTTTACTCTGTTTTTAATAGGTTATGCTTTTTTGTATAACAACAAACTTTCGCGCACACTATATGTTTTAGGATTTTCTTTTTTCTTTTACTACAAATCTAGTGGCTGGTATCTGTTTATTTTACTTTTCACATTAGCAGCCGATTATGGTCTTGCTTGGGCTATTTTTAAGGCTAAAAAACAAAAGTTCAGAACATTTTGGCTAGTCATATCGTTGTGCACAAGCCTTGGATTACTAGCTTACTTCAAATACACAAATTTCCTCTTAGAAAACATCGCATTCCTACGAGGAGAGCCATTTGAGCCGCTTGATATTTTTCTTCCAATAGGAATTTCTTTTTACACTTTCCAGACATTAAGTTATATTATTGACATCTACAGAAGAGAGTTAGAGCCAACAAACAACTTTCTTGACTACGCTTTTTACATGAGCTTTTTCCCTCATTTAGTTGCTGGACCTATTGTGCGTGCAAAATTCTTCCTTCCACAATTAAAAAACAATATAATTTTAAAACCTGAGGAAATTCATCGTGGCTTTTTCCTCATAATGCAAGGATTGTTTAAAAAAGCTGTGTTAGCAGATTTTATTTCACAATACAACGACTTAGTTTTTGCAGCTCCTAGCACATACAGCGGATTTGAAAATCTCATGGCTGCTTATGGCTACACATTGCAAATTTATTGCGATTTTAGCGGATACAGCGATATGGCAATAGGTATTGGGCTTTTGTTAGGCTTTAACTTAGGAATAAACTTTAACAAACCTTATCAATCTCTATCTGTTACTGAATTTTGGCGGCGTTGGCATATTAGTCTTTCATCGTGGCTACGAGATTATTTATACATTTCGCTTGGTGGAAACAGAAAAGGAAAGCTAAGACAATATATAAACTTATTCATAACCATGCTTTTAGGCGGACTTTGGCACGGAGCTTCGTGGAAATTTGTTTTTTGGGGAGGAATGCATGGCGTTGGATTAGTTATTCACAAAGCATGGAAAAAATACGTTGTTAAAGAGGATTTCAAATCAAGAACTGGCAATGCAGTTTACAATTTCTTCTCATGGTTTATCACATTCCATTTTGTAGCCGTTTTATGGATATTTTTCCGTGCAAATGACTTTTCAACAGCCACAACAATGATTTCGCAAATATTTGCAGACTTCGACTGGGCTTATTTGCAACCATTTTGGAATATTCGCTACTTATTTGTAATCTTATTGCTAGTTGGCTTTGCTATCCACGCAATTCCAGACTATATATATCCAAAAATGGAACAATTTTACATTAAAAAAGTTCCATTTCTTGTTAAAGCAATAGCGTTTGTTTTACTGATACAGCTTTGTTTACAACTAAAAAGCGAATCCGTACAACCTTTTATTTATTTTCAATTTTAG
- a CDS encoding prolyl oligopeptidase family serine peptidase, with protein MRVFLRLALCFLFIHFCTLRSQTAWEALFAKKTFSSASGELPFRLYVPDSINENLPLLVFLHGAGERGTDNEKQLLHGVKYFMLDSTKEQYKCIIVAPQCPENKRWVEVDWKLQKHTIPENISTPLNLTFLMLDSLIKEYPIDTNRIYITGISMGGFGTWDAMVRRPDFFAAAMPICGGGDENTACLLKNIPIKAFHGKLDKLVVPARTTNMVNAIKKCNGNAKSLIFTDLGHFCWDNVYSNVENIRWLFTQKKQK; from the coding sequence ATGAGGGTTTTTTTAAGACTTGCTTTGTGTTTTTTATTTATTCATTTTTGCACGCTCAGGTCGCAGACTGCTTGGGAGGCGTTGTTTGCAAAAAAAACTTTTTCTTCTGCTAGTGGAGAACTGCCTTTCCGCCTGTATGTGCCTGATTCAATAAATGAAAATTTACCATTGTTAGTTTTTTTACATGGTGCTGGAGAGCGAGGCACAGACAATGAAAAGCAATTACTTCATGGTGTAAAATATTTCATGCTTGATAGCACTAAAGAGCAATACAAATGTATAATTGTTGCTCCTCAATGTCCAGAAAACAAGCGCTGGGTAGAAGTTGACTGGAAATTGCAAAAACATACAATCCCTGAAAACATTTCTACGCCGCTAAATCTAACATTCTTAATGCTTGATTCCTTAATAAAAGAATATCCGATAGATACAAACAGAATTTACATAACGGGAATATCTATGGGCGGCTTCGGCACTTGGGACGCAATGGTGAGGCGACCTGATTTTTTTGCAGCTGCAATGCCAATTTGTGGCGGCGGAGACGAAAATACAGCTTGTTTATTAAAAAATATTCCAATAAAGGCTTTTCATGGAAAGCTAGACAAACTTGTGGTTCCAGCAAGAACAACAAATATGGTTAATGCAATAAAAAAATGCAACGGCAACGCTAAATCGCTCATTTTTACTGACCTTGGGCACTTCTGCTGGGACAATGTTTATTCAAATGTTGAAAACATTCGTTGGTTATTTACTCAAAAAAAGCAGAAATAA
- a CDS encoding carboxylase, whose amino-acid sequence MMKEIKIRDLTLRDGQQSLFATRMNQAQVDLVLPLFKEAKFYAMEVWGGAVPDSVMRYLKEDPWERLAKVKEGIGDASKLTALSRGRNLFGYNPYPEDVIEGFIKHTIGTGIDILRIFDALNDMNNIKSSIGYVQKYGGIADGTISYTIDPKLERKKKFFGLIKEKEQPPFFTVEYFVGKAKEIEAMGADMITLKDMAGLVDHESSAKIIRALKNNVKIPVDFHTHSTPGYGLASVLTAIMNGADIVDTNMMPFAGGSAAPAYELIHLFCQKLGIETNVNIDVLKKLSDKLVEIRKDMSNHDSYKIFPRMFDLKNDKLPKDIELIFDKAIESVEKEKYEDVLKYCNEIEAYFNFPAANEMVKNAQIPGGMYTNMLAQLKAANFEKLLPRVLQAVPQVRVNAGSIPLVTPTSQIVGVQAVNCILDENKGLPWFSNVNTQYINLVKGMYGKTPIPIDPEFREKITGSREEVPYNSDSYKPQENKVLEQFGNRNLINSEKDQLLMELFPAVAETFLTERAQNEWNAEQAAIKAEQDRIEAEKQAAIQAEKAAYNALSKAEKEQRLHDGLYNYPWTSKMEK is encoded by the coding sequence ATTATGAAAGAGATAAAAATAAGAGATTTGACACTTCGTGATGGACAGCAATCTTTGTTTGCAACGCGAATGAATCAGGCGCAAGTTGACTTGGTTTTGCCTTTGTTTAAAGAAGCAAAGTTTTATGCAATGGAAGTTTGGGGCGGAGCAGTGCCAGATAGTGTGATGAGATACTTAAAGGAAGACCCATGGGAAAGGCTTGCTAAGGTTAAAGAAGGAATAGGAGATGCATCTAAACTCACAGCACTTTCTCGCGGAAGAAATCTTTTTGGCTACAATCCTTATCCAGAAGATGTAATAGAAGGATTTATTAAGCATACAATTGGTACAGGAATAGATATTTTGCGTATTTTCGACGCTCTCAATGATATGAACAATATTAAAAGTTCAATTGGGTATGTGCAAAAATATGGAGGAATTGCTGATGGTACAATAAGTTATACTATTGATCCTAAATTAGAAAGAAAAAAGAAGTTTTTCGGATTAATAAAAGAGAAAGAACAGCCTCCGTTTTTTACTGTTGAATATTTTGTTGGCAAAGCAAAGGAAATTGAGGCTATGGGTGCGGATATGATTACCCTTAAAGACATGGCTGGATTGGTTGATCACGAAAGTTCTGCAAAAATAATTCGTGCATTGAAAAACAATGTGAAAATTCCTGTTGATTTCCATACTCACTCAACTCCGGGATATGGCTTAGCATCAGTACTTACAGCTATTATGAACGGTGCGGATATTGTAGATACCAATATGATGCCGTTTGCTGGCGGTAGTGCGGCTCCTGCTTATGAACTAATTCATCTGTTTTGTCAAAAATTAGGAATAGAAACAAATGTAAATATTGATGTTCTAAAAAAATTAAGCGACAAGCTAGTGGAAATACGCAAGGATATGTCAAACCATGATAGTTACAAGATTTTCCCTAGAATGTTTGACTTGAAAAATGACAAATTGCCTAAAGATATTGAGTTAATCTTTGATAAAGCTATTGAATCTGTGGAAAAAGAAAAATACGAAGATGTGCTGAAATATTGTAATGAAATAGAAGCGTATTTTAATTTCCCTGCTGCAAATGAGATGGTGAAAAATGCTCAAATTCCGGGTGGAATGTACACAAATATGTTGGCACAGCTAAAAGCTGCAAATTTTGAAAAATTATTGCCACGAGTTTTGCAAGCAGTACCACAAGTTAGAGTTAATGCTGGTTCTATTCCGCTTGTAACGCCAACAAGTCAAATTGTGGGGGTGCAGGCTGTAAATTGCATTTTAGACGAAAATAAAGGATTGCCTTGGTTTTCAAATGTAAATACACAATATATAAACTTGGTAAAAGGAATGTATGGAAAAACTCCAATTCCGATAGATCCTGAATTTAGAGAAAAAATTACAGGTTCACGCGAAGAAGTACCATATAATTCAGATTCTTATAAACCTCAGGAAAATAAAGTTTTAGAACAGTTTGGAAACAGAAATTTGATTAATTCAGAAAAAGACCAACTTTTAATGGAGCTTTTCCCTGCTGTTGCTGAAACATTTTTGACAGAACGAGCTCAAAACGAATGGAATGCGGAGCAGGCTGCTATCAAAGCTGAGCAAGATAGAATTGAAGCTGAAAAACAAGCTGCAATACAAGCTGAAAAGGCTGCATACAATGCTCTTAGCAAAGCCGAAAAAGAACAACGTCTCCATGATGGGCTTTACAACTATCCATGGACTTCAAAAATGGAAAAATAG